From Scatophagus argus isolate fScaArg1 chromosome 2, fScaArg1.pri, whole genome shotgun sequence:
CCCCTGAGAAATTGgtatcttgttttttctctgtcccACCCTAGGAGActtggagaaagagaagaggaggctTCAAAATATTTTGGCAACGGGACAAGAAGAACCCACACTTGCATCTTCCCAAAATGTTGCTGGTCATGGCAGCCCAGGAGTGGTAGAGGAGATAGACCGGTATCAAGAAGGTGATGCTGActgcacacaaactgctgtaaCAGAGAGGAAACGTTCTCAGAAAACACACCACATGTGACTTAAGATGCTTTGTCTATGAGAACAAGAAGTTGTTATCATATCTGATTCTGTGGTGTCTGAGTCTGCTTCAGATAACTTCAGTCCAAATCAAACTATGCTGTCACACTCTGCTTGGCTAAATATATACCGCATCCTTCAAATAAGTCTAATATTaacctgtttgtttcttttgcagttTTGAATGAGATAGAGGAGCGAAGACTGTTTCTGGCAGATATGGCCTCTCTGGGCCAGGAGAAGCGGtacatcaacatcatcaacacaGAGATTTCACAGGTAAGCAAGAAATGACTTATAGCCCTGATATCAAAAGAGCTGGGACGGTGttggaaacattaaaaaaaataatgtgaagaggaccatatatttaatgttttacctcatgaAATTTGTACATATATGTTTATAGTGAATCTTgtgccagcaacacatttttaacaaattgtGACAACAAAAAGACTGAGAAAGCTGTGTACTGCTCAAAAGGTAAAACAGGTTGGTTGGTAACAGATGATACTATCATAATTGTGGTGAGTTTCATCACTTTGTAAAGTACATGAGTGTATAAATGATATCAAGTTTTATACAGGGTCCCATCTGTTTTGGAACTGGAGGTGTACAATATTGGCCTAAATTTGATTGTGTTATGGGTCTTGGAAAAAGCTTTGGTAAAATAGATGTTTCAGCCTTATTTATTGTTAGGAATGTTAATGTGGTTTTAAACAGACAGATCAATAGCAATGTAAATAAACTCTTAAACTTGCATTAGTGTTACTCTGTATTCAAGAAATTATGTTCACATACCACTAAGACAGCTGCCACATGCATGAGGGAGTCTTTATTAATGTTTATGACCATTGCCATCAAGTGTCACTGGGTCATTTATGTCATTATTAACAGAATCGTGTCATAAACATTCATAAAGATTCCTTCATGTTCTTAAGAGGTCTCATGTCATGGTATCAGTGACATGTCAGTCTTATGCGTACACCTTCAAATAAAGTGTTAATGCATTTCATACAAACTGACAGAGTATTAAGTAGTCTGTGTCAAATACACTTGCACTTAAACCTGTGCTGTCACAACTTTCAATAACAGAAAATTCGAGAACTGGAGTTGCTGGACAAGACCACAAGTCCCAAGAGGGATGCAATGACATCTGAGAGGAGCAGGGGAGCCAAAGAACagatcaaagaaagaaagaaatgagtttgaaagaagcaggaggagaggagactcACTGCCACTGACTGAACTCTTGGAGATGACTTGGAAATCAACTGCAAGCAAAAGAATTTCAAAATCAGACAAATTACAGACAAGAAAGGGTTAAGTCAAACTTGATATAGTGAGTGTGGTCATGATGTCTGGAAACAGGTTACAGCTGACAGACTGCTCTCTGCACCATTTATATCAGTAGTGAAGACAAAACTGTGATGTCAGGTGGTGAAAGCATTAAATCCACAGAAACATTAGCTACTTGCAATAAGTTATTTTATTCCTCTACCTTCCAATGTCAGTATATTTCATaatcctgctgctgtttcaggaCAATGTAATAGCTAACCAAAATGTGACTCTACAGAAGCCCTTGGTTTCAGCTGGACAGGAGGACAGgcacagaacagaaacacacacaacaaagatAACCATTTAAAATGGTGAACAGGTGAACAATCTATGGGAACAAAATGAGTAAACATACTGACATTTATATTAGCTCAAACACATGAGACTCATCCACTATGGCACTCATACAAACaatattaacatgttttaaggcaaaaaatggaaacataCACAAAGGCAtagtaaaatataaattaatgatTGCATATTCAGAGTTTCCCAATGGttaaaactgtttaaaactGGTATTTTGCTACAGTTAATAGAATACTGAGTGACTGTCTTTTGTAATATACATTATTGCATGTAGGACCTTTGATAACACAATACATTTTCTAACAGAATTTCAATCAGAAATTTATATAACACTCTCCTCCAGACCTCACATTTACACCCTTACAGTATCTATGTTCATCCTAAATGTCTGTGATGATATGCATTTacacaaatgacaacaaactATCACTCTCTcacaagaaattaaaaacaaggaaaCCACAAACTGTCATAACATAGCAGCTAAAAGAGCTTGGGAATCCATTGTTGACTGATTGTTTCGAGGATAGATGTTGCAAAATTTAAAGCAGAgttcatctaaaaaaaaaaaaaaaaaaaaaaaaattcctttcaCTAGTACCACAGGGTCAAACCAAACACATCCTGAAACCATCTCAGGTATCAATCTACTGAACTTTGGaatcaaaacacagagaagacgGGTATCCAAGGAGTGTAAGTCTggagcagagtgaaaacatgttaaaaactCATAGCTATCAGGAATCAGTTGGCATCCAAAAGCTTCATTCAAAATGAACTGACTAAACACAGCTTTGTTGAGCCTTGATGAAAGCCTACAGAGTCTCTGTGCAATGCAAGGACAACAAAGGAACATACAACAAATCAATGCGATAATTTAGAAACCTACACTACTCCTCACTAGTTTGAAAGGTCAGAGAGTTCACATGTCAGCTCTTAAAGCGGTTGGGTTTTTACACTTTAAAACACAACTCAAAATAGTCAGAGAAGTAAAATGTGAGCAGGGACCATTAATGGCACGGTCAAAGAAGACTTTGTCATCTCCTTGACCTGATGCACTTCTTTCCTcacatcctgttttcattttccttagTCTGGTTAAAATTGTCTAAATCCTCTTGGAGGAGAATCTGTCCTTTCTATGGCGTTTTCTCCTTGCGGGGACTCTTGCCTGGTTCACCTTTATGGCTCAGCCTCTTGAGCACTTTTATGGGTTTGAACTTTGctccttttttcttctgatGCTGCTCACCCTCTTGATCCTTGTGGAAGTCTGAGGATGAAACCaatgaaaattacattaaaattcaCAAAGGCGAGAGATGTGACTTCAATATTTTGCTTCCTGAACACCCTAAAGAATCTTTAACCTGCTAAAATTAAATTCATCCTACCTTTTTTCTTCAGCATGGCACCAATAagttcatcctcctcctcttccctgtgACAGAGTGACtgttagatttttgtttgttgcaaAGTATCGCTGGTCAATAACTGTCTCAGTttacagatcacacacacagttcactgCCAGTCACTGATTACCTCTGTCTGTCCTGGTCCATGCTGTTCACAATTTGGTTGCGCTGATCAATGATAGTAACAAGCTCAGCCATTAACTCCTGCTCCCGACTCTTGTCCTCCTCCGTCCAGTCTTTCtctgagagtgagagagtcATCTGTTGATCAGTGTTGAACTGGACCCATGTATATTGTTTGGTTATGgataaaaagattttaaaaaagcactgGTTCTTTGATGatataatttgtgtttttggttgcAGTAATGTGCTGTGTAACCTGAGTCAGGCGTTACACACAGACAATGAATTTGACTCTTTAAGCTTTGTGAATGTGGTAAAGCCAAACACACCTGGTTTGTTGAGAAGACACCTCAGCTCATACTCCACGTCAGCTTGCCTCTCTTCCAGGTTCTGCTGCTTCGCTCTGCAGTGAGgaacattcacacagtaattaCACACTGATAACCTCCAATTTACTGCTGTAcataatgtgtttatgtaaaacCATAATGAGCCTCAATAAAGGAAGGCTGCCTATAACATCTCATCTTCTGTAAATGACTGGTCATGTTTGACTGTTTGGCCCCAGactctggtaaaaaaaaataaacaaataaatgaataaaaaaatcttgaaaTGCAGAAACTTGACTCATAAGTCTGAATAAGCCTGCTATTACTGAGCACAACTCACATTAAAGCCCCTTTCACACCTGCATTGTTAGGGTGAAAATTTCCAGACATCATCCacaagagctgtgtgtgtgaatgcaaatATCCAAACGATGTTGTGTGCCCACATGAGTGAGCAGGAGACTCTGGACAATGAGCAGACCTGATTCTCTGGACACTGTCCAGGCCTGACTGGCACCGAGTCTAATGTTTTACTTACGTGTAGACTAGCTCAGCTTCTCGTCGTACTAAA
This genomic window contains:
- the c2h22orf23 gene encoding UPF0193 protein EVG1 isoform X2, which gives rise to MEASSPQSRVGGGVWNNPRATKYSKETQDMLRLMMQESRLTNLQRKQINECLKNGASLPLTFDSTSPASSIQPKASKSVQKVLPAKPQRRSAESCRSGNSYVREKFRPGPLRDLEKEKRRLQNILATGQEEPTLASSQNVAGHGSPGVVEEIDRYQEVLNEIEERRLFLADMASLGQEKRYINIINTEISQKIRELELLDKTTSPKRDAMTSERSRGAKEQIKERKK